The DNA sequence CACCCTCTCCGTACTCGCACTCACGGGCGGCGCCCTGACCGCCGTGGTGATCGAAGAGATGGTCCCCGAGGCTCACACCGCGAGCAGGGAGAACGGCGAGGAAGACACTGAGGAGCCCCGGCTCAACGCCCTAGCCCTCGTCGCCGGCTTCGCGCTCTTCGCCGCCATCTCGGCCTACCTGGGCGAATAGCGGGGCCCGAACAGACCGCTTGGTGCACCCACGTCATGATCCCGGCAACCCGTGTGTGCGCTGACCCGCACGTCGGGTAAGTCGTGATGCCCCTGTCAGGCAATGCCGACCGAGCCTTACGCCGAACTGTCTTGGCGAAGTCGTCCGGACGCTGGCGCCCGGTTAGCAGGACGGTGATGGACCGATTGCGGGGATCGTTGCGAAATCCGGCCACCGGAGGGGCCCGGTTCCAACACCCCTGATCGGTGTCACCGACTGCGCCGTCGTCCTCGATATCTCCGGACCGCAAGCCCGTCGTTGGTGATCCGAGCTGCCGGTGTTGGCGTGCGCGCTCGTGGTCGGTGACCTGACCGGCCGGCGGGGTTGCCCGGATTGCATGGCCGAGACGGATCTCGACGCGGTTGGAGTTGCCATCACCCCGGCGGTCACGGCGACGACGCACTCGGTAATGTCCCAACCACGATGAACCACGCCAGGGTCAGCCCCCGCCTCACCGCCGCGCGCTCACCGTGGCCGGTCACGCTAGTCCTCGGCCCTGTCGCTGCCGGTGAGGCTGACCAGGACCAGCGCCGCAGCGCCGGCGGTGATGAAGACGTCGGCCAGGTTGAAGGTGGGGAACCAGCCGCTGTGCAGGTAGTCGGTCACCACCCCGTCACCGGCCCGGTCGAGCAGGTTGGCCACCGCGCCTGCCAGGATCGCCGCCAGCGCTAGCCGCACGGGCACCGTCGCGGTGCGGGTAGCCCGCCAGGCGAAGGCCGCCAGCGCGACAACGATCAACCCGGTAATGCCGAGCACGACACCGGCGGGCAGGTCGGCGCCGAGACTGAACGCCACCCCGGAGTTGAAACCCAGGCGGAGCTCGACGGGCCCCAGGTCCACCGCCTGGCCGTCGGCCAGGGCCGCGCCCGCCCATTGCTTCAGGCTGAGGTCCACCGCGGCCAGCAGCGTCACGATGGCAACCAAGGCGGCCCGCGCCCGGGTCACCCCGATCGCCTTCGTGGATTCCTGTGTGGTCACGAGAACACTCCCTCATCCTTGGTGATCTCATGAACCTCGACCGCCCGGGCAGGCGACGAGAAGACCACGGTGTCATCGCCGACGACCTCGGCAAGCTGGGTGATCGTGGAGGCGGTTGCCAGCCGTCTGCGGTCGGTGAGGTGCGGGTGCGAGTGGATCACGGATGCTCCTTCGAAAGCTCGCCGAGGTCGCCCTGGCCTACAGGCCGAAGGCGCCGCCCTCGACGAGGATGACCACGCCCAGGCCGATCAGGACGAGCGGGAACAGCACGTGCTCCCAGCGCTCCAGAATTTCCGCGATGGGCCTGCGGGTGGCGACGAACTTCGCCAGCAGCACCAGCACGGCCACGAGGGCCAGGAACACGATGGAGTAGGCCACGATCGCGCCGGTGCCCACGGTGACGAAGACCGGGACGTAGACGCCGATGTTGTCCCCGCCGTTGGCGAAGGTGACGCCGGCGACGGTCCACACGCTGATCGCCTTGCCGGCGACCTTCTCATCGTCGTCGTCATCGACCCCGCGCCAGGCGTTCCAGGCCGCAAGCAGTCCGAGCGCCAGCGGGATGAGTCCGAAGTAGGCGATCGCCTCCTGCGGCAGGAAGGTGGCCGCGCCCAGGGCGACCAGGACCGACGCGACGAGGATGGCACCGAAGCCGAGGTACTGACCGGCGATGATCTTGCCCGTGGTGCCACGCATGCCGGCGCCGCGGGCGAAGAACAACGACAGCACGATGATGTCGTCGATGTTGGTAACCAGGAACAGGCCGATCGCCTGCAGGATCGGGGCGAGCAGGTCCATGACTGCCTTTCGGTGAAGCGCCGGCGCTGGTGCCGGCACGGGTGTGCGAGGACCGGGGCACGGAAGAGGGCCGTGGTCGTGCGACCACGGCCCTACCCGGCGGGGATTCCTAGGGGACTCTTGGGGCCGGCGGGTGTGCCCGTCGGCCCCCGTGCTCGTCAGCTGTGGGTGGCGACGGGCACCGCGGCGGGGGACCCCGTCCGTGCGGCAATGGTGCGCAGGTCCGTGGACCGACCGGCCCGGACGCCGTTGGCGATGACGACGACCTCGGCGAGCTCGTGGACCAGGACGACCGCGGCAAGGCCGAGGACACCGGCGAGGGCGAGCGGGATGAGCACGGCGATCAGGACCAGCGACAGGCCGACGTTCTGGAGCATGATCCGCCGGGAGCGGCGGGCATGCGCGAGGGCCTGGGGCAGCAGCCGGAGGTCGTCGCCCATCAGGGCGACATCGGCGGTCTCGATCGCGACGTCGCTGCCCATGGCGCCCATCGCCACACCGAGGTCCGCGGTGGCCAAGGCGGGTGCATCGTTGACGCCGTCCCCGACCATCGCCGTGACGCCCCGAGCGCGGAGCGTCCCGACGAGGCGGGACTTCTCCTCCGGGCGCAGCTCGGCGTGCACGGTGGTGATGCCGGCCTCGGCGGCCAGCGCCTGGGCGGTGGCCGTGTTGTCGCCCGTCAGCATTGTCAGGGTGTAGCCCTCGCGGCCCAGGCGGGCGATGACCTCGGGGGCCTCGGGGCGCAGCTCGTCGCGCACGGCGATGGCGCCGAGCACCCGGTCGT is a window from the Georgenia muralis genome containing:
- the lspA gene encoding signal peptidase II, coding for MTLLAAVDLSLKQWAGAALADGQAVDLGPVELRLGFNSGVAFSLGADLPAGVVLGITGLIVVALAAFAWRATRTATVPVRLALAAILAGAVANLLDRAGDGVVTDYLHSGWFPTFNLADVFITAGAAALVLVSLTGSDRAED
- a CDS encoding cadmium resistance transporter is translated as MDLLAPILQAIGLFLVTNIDDIIVLSLFFARGAGMRGTTGKIIAGQYLGFGAILVASVLVALGAATFLPQEAIAYFGLIPLALGLLAAWNAWRGVDDDDDEKVAGKAISVWTVAGVTFANGGDNIGVYVPVFVTVGTGAIVAYSIVFLALVAVLVLLAKFVATRRPIAEILERWEHVLFPLVLIGLGVVILVEGGAFGL